From a region of the Chrysemys picta bellii isolate R12L10 chromosome 7, ASM1138683v2, whole genome shotgun sequence genome:
- the LOC101950326 gene encoding cytochrome P450 26A1 — MGFSTLLASTLCTVLLPLLLFLAAVKLWNLYCVSGREPGCNLPLPPGTMGLPFFGETLQLVLQRRKFLQMKRRKYGFIYKTHLFGRPTVRVMGAENVRHILLGEHRLVSVQWPASVRTILGSGCLSNLHDGQHKHRKKVIMKAFSREALQHYVPGIQEEVNACLARWLRSGGSCLLVYPEVKRLMFRIAMRILLGFEPRHTDQDSEQQLVEAFEEMIRNLFSLPIDVPFSGLYRGLRARNFIHAKIEENIRAKMARKQPAGGCKDALQLLMEHTQDNGEPLNMQELKESATELLFGGHETTASAATSLITFLGLHRDVLQKVRKELQVKGLLCSMNQDDKQLDIEVLEQLKYTGCVIKETLRLSPPVPGGFRVALKTFELNGYQIPKGWNVIYSICDTHDVADLFTNKNEFDPDRFMSPSPEDSSRFSFIPFGGGLRSCVGKEFAKILLKIFTVELARNCDWQLLNGPPTMKTGPIVYPVDNLPTKFIGFNGQI; from the exons ATGGGCTTCTCCACCTTGCTGGCCAGCACTCTGTGCACTGTCCTGCTGCCCCTACTGCTCTTCCTGGCCGCGGTGAAGCTGTGGAATTTGTACTGCGTGAGCGGCCGGGAGCCCGGCTGCAACTTGCCGCTGCCCCCGGGCACCATGGGGCTCCCTTTCTTCGGGGAGACGCTGCAACTGGTGCTGCAG CGGCGGAAGTTTCTCCAGATGAAGCGTCGGAAATACGGGTTTATCTACAAGACCCACCTCTTCGGGCGCCCCACCGTGCGGGTGATGGGGGCCGAGAACGTGCGGCACATCCTGCTCGGGGAGCATCGGCTGGTGTCTGTGCAGTGGCCGGCCTCGGTGCGCACTATCCTGGGGTCTGGCTGCCTCTCTAACCTGCACGACGGGCAGCACAAGCACCGCAAAAAG gtgATCATGAAGGCTTTCTCCCGGGAGGCCCTGCAGCACTACGTCCCCGGCATCCAGGAGGAGGTGAACGCCTGCCTGGCGCGCTGGTTGCGCAGCGGCGGCTCCTGCCTCCTGGTTTACCCCGAAGTGAAGCGCCTCATGTTCCGCATCGCCATGCGGATCCTGCTGGGCTTCGAGCCGCGTCACACGGACCAGGACAGCGAGCAGCAGCTGGTGGAGGCCTTCGAGGAGATGATCCGCAACCTCTTCTCCCTGCCCATCGATGTGCCCTTCAGCGGACTCTACCGG GGCCTGCGGGCGCGGAACTTCATCCACGCCAAGATCGAGGAGAACATCCGGGCGAAGATGGCCCGTAAGCAGCCCGCGGGCGGCTGTAAGGACGCGCTGCAGCTGCTGATGGAGCACACGCAGGACAACGGGGAGCCGCTGAACATGCAG GAGCTAAAAGAATCGGCAACAGAACTTCTGTTTGGAGGGCATGaaaccacagccagtgctgccaCATCTCTAATCACCTTCTTAGGTCTTCACCGGGATGTTCTGCAAAAAGTGAGAAAGGAGCTACAAGTGAAG GGTTTATTGTGCAGCATGAACCAAGATGACAAACAACTGGATATAGAAGTCTTGGAACAGCTGAAGTACACAGGCTGTGTCATCAAAGAGACCCTTAGGCTGAGTCCACCAGTACCTGGAGGATTTCGAGTTGCACTCAAGACTTTTGAGTTAAAT GGTTACCAGATTCCTAAAGGTTGGAACGTTATCTACAGTATCTGTGATACACATGATGTTGCAGACCTCTTCACCAACAAGAATGAATTTGACCCTGATCGCTTCATGTCTCCCTCTCCAGAAGATTCCTCCAGGTTCAGTTTCATCCCTTTCGGAGGAGGCTTGAGAAGCTGTGTAGGCAAAGAGTTTGCAAAAATCCTTCTCAAAATATTTACCGTGGAGTTGGCTCGGAATTGTGACTGGCAGCTGTTAAATGGACCTCCTACAATGAAAACTGGTCCCATAGTGTATCCAGTGGACAACTTGCCTACCAAATTCATAGGTTTCAATGGCCAAATCTGA